The Etheostoma spectabile isolate EspeVRDwgs_2016 chromosome 9, UIUC_Espe_1.0, whole genome shotgun sequence DNA segment GTAATACACACAAAGTCCACATGGACACCAATATATTATATGCATAAATATAAGAATAATATATAATGCATGATTTAATTGACATtaaaacacatacaacacacacacaagtattgCAGTGCTCCGTTAGTATATCATCATGTTCAAGCTCAAATTTCAAGTTCTACTGAATTAATTTGTAGATTGTAAATGTCACAACTAACCCAGTTGAAAGCTTAAATTGACCAAATTAGAAACATATCTGAAATGTGTAGAATGTGATAGAATGTGATTAAGACATTCTCAGGTGGCACAAAGCAAAGTGGCAGCTGGACACAGATTCAACAGATGGGATGACCGTGACCTCTCTGAGTGGGGGCCGTCTCCATGGTTACCTGTGGCAGCTCTGACAGGGGTTTTGGGAGAGTCCATGCTGTCGCGATGGATGGACTTGGTACGCCCCCGCCTCTGCTTGGCCCCACTGACTGGTCGGGGTTTAATGAGAGTATCCATGTCCTCCATCAGTTTAAGCTGCTTCCTCCTGAGATGTTCCTGCTTGATGAACTCCCTCCTGGCCTTGTCTTCCTCCTTCCTGACGCGTTCCTCCTCTGCTTTTAGTCTAAAGAGACAGAGCACAGGAATGGGAGGAAGTCAGTGCAGAGAAGAGAATACAGTAAGTGTTTTCTGttcaacatactgtaggtgAATGTACGCtacaaaaactaaatgaacaAGTATTAAGTTATAAAACCAGATGATTAATTTGACACTAATTTCCAGAAGTTGAGTAAACTTCATTTATAtgtttaaagatttaaaaatagaaaaaagaaaataagagtcTAAAAAACATGGGACACATGAAACTGCATAAACCCTCAATATTTCTGATGGTGGATATTATATATAACAACCTGTgtgactacatttttttttccgaCTAAAGAAAAGAGCACACTACACTGTGTTCTGAAAATGTGTATGGACTTATTTTCCAGATGTGTCAACAACATACCGAGCTTCCTCCTTCTTCTGCTCTAACTCAGCCTCCTGCTGCATCTTCCTCTGCTGgctctccttctccctcctcaTCCTTTTCTCTAACAGAGCAGCCCTCTTCTGAGCCATGTTATCCTCGGCATTTCCATCCGCCTGAGTCACATAGGAAACAAAGTCAGTCACCTCACACTGTTTTAGGTAGAGTGTCCTTaagcattgtaaaaaaaatccagtatCATTAAGTGGATATTATACATTACCGTTTTGTAGCTGCTGATCATTAAGCAAAGATGACATTCTACAGCTGTGACGGATTATTATGTGATATTCCCAACTTTTTATTCATCTAATTTGATATAATGAAAAATATCATTTTAAATAGTTATTGTGAAAGGTCAAATCTCCTTTGTGAAATTAAATTTGACTAAAAACGTTGGAAGAGGCAACAGAGTAGACGCTTTTCTTTTAGGAGCAGAAAAGGTACAGTGCTCTTTATTCTATCCAGACACCTAAACGTTTATGTAATTGTTATTATTCAGTTTTTAACCATATTCTTTGTATTACTGCTCTCAACATAGTCACGCCAGGCAGCCAATTTTAGTACAAATTGGTTTTATTAAATGTGTCCATCCCTTGCTCATCCCTTAGCATCCACCCTCACATCCACCATCTATTCAACCCTTCCGCAACCCCACATTTCCACAGCTGGGCCTAAATTATTCACAACAGCCCCAGTTTTATGACCTACATCTAAGCGCAGACTGCAGCTAGCGAGCTGTCTTAGCACCCATAAATGGGAAGATGACATGTTTCCTGAACCATTTATCATCGCTTAATGTTAGAAACAAGAGTGTTTccagataaaaaacaaacatggctgCCTCAGGTTAAAATGTAATTGccctttttgttttcagaaGTGCACCACTGAATTTAAAGGCTTCCAGTGGCGCTGCAAGGTTGTGATCAAGACTCTGCATACTGTGGTTTTTAAAATTTATATTGCTGGTTCTTTGTTCTTACTTGTTGACTCCTCCCTTTGGTTCCAGTTTGTTTGGTTGTGCAAatccaatttttatttttattatcaaaagacaaacaaaacaaaatctagACATTGGGGACAGTTATTTGAATCAAAAGCCTACCTTAAAGAAAAAACCACGAGAGATTTTCTGTTCCTGACACGGGCCTTCCACATCACCCTGCTGCATCTCCAAGTCCTCATCAAGAGACAGATCATCCAGTGGCTTCACGACTGACAGAGGAACCTCAATCAAGCTGTTCTTGACTTGGCCTGAGGCTTCTGGCTGGGGAGGAATCTCTGTAGGTGTCACTGTGAAGGTCTCTACCACAGGGTGGGCCAGAACCTCAGGAAATGATGACTCTATGGTAGGTTTCAGATCTGCAACTGACTTCTGAATTGAATCTGCTTCCCTTTGTTCTCTCTTGTTCTGCAGGTTGGGGGAGCTGGGGGGTGAGTTGGCTACACATACACTGGCAAGCTCCCTCTCTGGAGAATATAGTGACTCTGTCTCCTTGTTTTTATCTCCATCTGAAGCTACTGTCTCTGGATTGGAGGTTGCTGGTTTCTCCCCCATGTAAACGAAGGAACTTGCCAAGGGCTGGCAGGGAGAAAATCGCCGTAGCCTGGGGATGCTGTCGACAGATTGTGGCGCAGTGAGGACTCGATTGTAAGGGGCCAGCTTTAGCTCGTTGGGTCGAGCGGCGCGAGGAGTGCGTGAGTGGAAGGAGGCAGATTTGCGTTTGATGCTGGTTGGAGAGCGGTGGGTGGAACGAGGGGAGTCGGCAGGAGACGAGGGTCCTGAGGATCGAGTAGCAGCTCCGGATCGACTCTGTTTTTGGGGTGATGGGCTTGTATGGGGTGGAGGGATTACCCACGCCTGCTGATGTTGTTTTTCCCTCATGGACATGATCACTTCCTGCTGCTGAGCCAGTCGCTGCATCTCAGTCTGAAGGAAGGCTAATGAATGGTTCAGTTTCTCAATTGAGCGTGTATACTCTGTGAGATCTACCTCGGTGAGCTGGGCATGGCTTTGACCACCTTCCTCTCCTGCACCAGGCAACTTTGTCCAACAGGAAGCGGTGCTGCTTTGCTCTGCCCCATCAGGTGTGTCTGCCTTGCTCCTCCCAAATTTGAAGGTGGGACTTGTGCTTGTTGCCTTGCCTTCTCCCTCAGttttccctccttcctctccacTGGCAGCCccatctccttttctctttacgACATTGAGAAACGCTGAGTGACCCATCTTTTGCCGATGCCTTGTGAAAGCAGCCTCCACTTTCTTCTTCTGCGCTTCGATGGCTTTACGTTTCTCCTCCAGCCTCATCCTCAGCTGTACCATCTCTGTAGCCATGACCTGAGCAGGGTCATTGGCTGGAAGTTGTACAGGTGTGGGCGATGCTCGAGCAGTGAGGGGGGGTGTGGTTTGTTGATGGATGGGGCTGTGCTCAGGGGTCGGGGCCCAGGAAACAGATAACGGGAGGCAAAACTCGGAGCCCTCAGGAGTGGTCTTGAGGGAGCTGCTGCTGCACCTCCCTGAGTCTGGCAATGATGgagtattcttcttcttcttctgttcagCAAAGCTGGTCAACTTCAACCCTGAGGGGGATTTGCTGTGACTGCTCGGGCAGGGGCTTGGCGTGTCCATTTCCAGGTCCATGTTCACAGAGCAGTCTTTCAGAGAAGAATCCTCATCTAGCATGTCTTCTGTATGAATATGGATGCCAGTGTCTACCTCGGTGGTGTCTGTGTTGCTTTGAGGCCCTTGGGAGTCCAACTCTGACACTGGCTCCAAGACACCAACACCAGCCCCATGGTCCTGAATGTGCAGGAAGAAACTGCTGTTGATCCCCTCCGCTGGGGGCCTACTTGGGCTGTGGATAATCTGAAGAGCTTCCTCTATGGAGGGAGTTTTTGCCATGACACTTCCATGTCCGTTGGGGTACACTGGCCTGCTAGGCTCCATACCAGCTAGGCTGTCTGGGCAGCCCTCCTCCTCAATGCCGACACTCTGGCCATTTACTGGCTGGAAGGACAGGTTGCGCTTCATTCCGCGGGGAAGGTGGTGGACCTTGAAGCCAGAACCATCATCAGTGCTGACAGACCTGACCATGCCACGCGTGGAAGAAAGACCGCCGGAAGCAGAGTCCTCTTTGTCAAAGGGGATGTCAAAAGACACTCCATAGGGCCCAGaccttaacaaaaaaacaaaagagaaatgtgATTAAATCTTCAGATATCTTGTTTGTATTCATGTTTCTAATGAAATATGCTCCCTTGAGGGaagggttaaatgcagagaatgaatttcgcTACATgtgtgtgacaataaagtaccattaaattattttctaaatttaaGTCTGGTTAGGAAACAACACAATATGCTTTTCTTAATCCCCAATGGTATATATTAATTTTTAAAGTCTTTGGGTTTATATATTTGAAATGGGCAGCACATAAACAGGACAGTAATATTACTAACCTTTTTTCTTTAGGCCAGGTGCCGAGGTTGCCATCGACAAAGGACATTGAGGTTGACCTCTTGATCTCTCCTAGATGACACAGGTAAGCAAAGTAAGAATCACAACCAAACTTGTTTTACCCACAAGTAATCATATTTTGATATTCATACCTAACTCTTTGAtttttggtaaaaaacaaaaaaagtaagtaaataGAAAAAAGTCACCAACCTGAGCTTCGAGGCTGGGGTCGGAGGGGCAAACTGAgaatgagaaagagaaaattatAAACATGTTATACATTGTACAACATATTTTCATGGTCCTTTTAGCTTTAATTTGTCCAGATAtacattttgcaaaaaaaataacaacaaaaacaacgtCCTTATTTGGCCTAATCAGTCTCATATATTCACACCAGCCAGCTGGCCCCTAACTGGCGTAAACTACTAGCCAACACGCAGCCCCACTCGAATGGAAGTGAAGTGCCTTGCTGATGCATTTTTTGAAGTATACCTGGGTCTTTCAGGACTTGGGGGTCTCTCCATGAAGCTCCTCTTGGTTGCCTTGGAGATGGGGATTGCTGGTATATTCTTCAACAAGACTGAGGGCTCTGAGGTGACACAACAAAGACAATTGATCACAATGGAAAGCACAATAATACTATTCCCCCCTAATTACTTTGCTTTGTGTatgtttcagaaaaaaatgcacCCACAGGTACCTCTACAACTACTATTACTTCTAGCAATTACTACTTCTTTCCACACATGACAATACAGTTGTTTTTGCTACTATTATCCTAAGGTCAGAATTTAAGACTTGCCTGTGCCTTCGTTGTCCAGCATTCTTGGTTTCACAAAAGACGGCTTGTCCACCTCAAACCAAGCAAACAACTCTGCCATGAACACCAGGTAGTTATTCtggaaaaatattgaaataagACTAAGATGAAAACCATGAGATTGGGTAACATATCATACTCAGCAAACACAGTGAACACATGCTTTATCCACAATATACAACCACACAAATGGATTGTAGCCTACCTATTTATCCAGCAGGTGTCTCTCTTAACCCTTATCTCTGAGAACCTGAGTTGAGTATTATTTGTATCTTCCAGTCTGCCCATAAATAATTCACCAATCTTGCTCCATTTTACAAAACATAGTCTTATGGGTCAGATGCTTCATACATCAAACTACAGAGTAGGAATTTACGATGGGATCTATATTCATCATCATTTTCAGCAAggtattttcaaaaaataagtgtcatttaagaaaaataaataattggcTTTTGTGACTTAATAAAAGTCGGACTTTTCACACTGCAACCATTTTTGTTAGCTAAGTTATTGTAACCAACAGCATGGCTTTTCACATATTAGATAATCTTGTCATGTCAACAGTACCTGTGGTAGAGAGTAGAGAGGAGTGATTAACGCATTAACCTAATTTATAGAATAGAGGTCAGCTATTTTCTTTAGCTCTTGATCCACCAGCCAACCTGAATTAGATTTGGTTAGAATTGCTGGAGGGATATTTGCCACTGCTGTGTCTAGTGGTGTCCATGTCTGAATCAGGTCAAAATACAGTGGGAGGTCAAACTTCTTGAGGACactacactgcaaaaaaatgaATCCATCTTACAAAGTCATTTCCCTCAGTATAAACTAATATTTTTTCCAAACCCACTGTTAGTCTTTCCTTCCTAATAAAGGAAAGCTATTTGGCCTATGAAAGACTATTACACTAGATCTGTACTGTGTTACAGAGGGAAATAATGCAGCCTTTAGCAAAAACACCACATGGTTCAACCTGACTTTTATGTCAGCCCCATGGTCAACACTGTAGAATGATCCATTCAGTCTCATTTTTAATGAGTCCAAAGGTGTGTGATCATGGTTGgaataaaaatgtcatttttttctgaattgaTCACTATCTTGACACAAAGTCAAATTCCTccatcaaaaacatgttttttggcATTGTAAACTAAATCCAGCTCAATAAGATGTTTTccacttttacatttttcaagaaTCAATATGTAATCAATTACCATGCCAAACTTGTacctttcttttgttgttgcagtGAACATGCCGGCACTGGCTTACAAGTGCACACAATATGCAAAACGTGTGCAGGGAAGCGGGCACGACCTTGAGGAAACATGCCCCCTCCCCAGTCTCAGTCCATGGTCTCCAGACAAAGACATTGCTGCATGGCTCAGCTCTACCTGATTTACATCATCAGCAACATTTCACCCCACCAAGCACAcaccagcaaacacacacacacacacatcatacgCCCCTCATCTGTAGCCCAAAAGTACACCAGGAGGGGCAGAGGCAATTAACAGCAGTAGCAGTGGTTTCCCTTGGGTGTTACTGCAGCATTTTAGCAGTTTTTTGgacttcttttttgttttcacacgATAGAAAGCAGAGCTGCAAACACGTGAAAAGGTGTGTCGCCATGACAAAATCAAGGTGCAAGAAGCTGTCGTGCATATAGTTACCAAGTTAGTAAAGTAAAGCAGACACATTAGATTAGCATCTGTACTTATAAATTGAAAAATTGCTTGCCATAGAGGTTTTCAATGAGTCAATTAAAGATTTTCGTCTTTTCCATCATCTTTTTCTAGCTATGTTTGAAGTTACATTTGGCTTTCTTATAACTAATTTGGGTTAAATTACTCTTAAGCATAAAATTACTAACCATAAGTCAGTCAAATGCCAAAGTGCAGGTTACCTTCAGGAGTGCTCAGCGTGTGAAGCACTTCTCAATGGGGTACgacaaacagaagaagaagaaagaaaaagaaagaaatagagaCAAAGATCTCCTATCGTCTGCACAGCCGAGATTGGTGGAAAAAGCCCAACCAGACTTCTCTCTTCCCATCTGCCCGACTGACTACTACCAACACACCAGGTGTGAGGGTTATCGCTTAATACCACCAGTcagcagtcacacacactcacacagatccGCAAACAACCAACCGACGCACCACCACCACGCCTATCTCCCTGTTGACTGCCATTTCTACCTCTGCCAAGTCTGCAGTGATGCCAAATCTGTCTTGTTTGGAGATTTGAGAGTCAGAGTGTGTCACTCTCAGGATGAAAACAGAGACCTGATTGGTAATTGCTAGAAGAGAGCTCAGGGTTGAGggaggtgggggtggagggAACTACTCCACTGTACTGTACAGGGATGGGCGCGAACAGCCCTGCCTGCATataccacacacgcacacatgaaCTGTGTAACATTTGAATGCACTGCCAATGTACAGTATAGGCAGGGTCTGCATACATAAAAATGCACATAATCAGCCTACAaatgacattttacacacacagaaagtaaGCTTAGACACACACTGAGTGTTCGCAGGGCATTAATGTCAACAATCATTGGGCCAGAGGGATAAAGGATCTAGGTCCtgcagccagacagacagacagactcaaTTTGGAAAAACCCACTGATTTACTGCCAACTTCATCAGGCTGCCCTCAGAGAAACCTTATTAAAAgtagaaaacaaaaccaattcGAAAGAATGAACTTCCATGCAAAATTTTCTAAAAGTggccacagacagacatgagaTATTAAAGCTGCGTTAAAGAGGCAGCTTATTAATTACAGTAAGTGTGTTAATTTCCTTCCTCAGGGCAACCTCAGCAAGGCAGCTGCTCCAAACCTCCTGGTAAAGAAGAAGCAAACGCTGGCAAAAGCCCAAAGCTCGTGaattttatttctctttcttgGGGGTGCTGTGTACTAAAGGCTAGTCTATCATCTGCTATGGAGCCCATTGAAATATAATGTGGACTGATCCTGTCCGCACCAGGGAAGCATATAAAATATTGATGctgtccctctttctctctttcccccctTCAGTCTTTTCCACCTCCTTTTCTCACCGTTTCAGACACTCTACTGGTGTTAATCAGGGTTTTCGCTCCTCCTCGTCTCTTCTCACACCTCTCTCGCTTCCCCTCCCCTCCACTGTCTCGGCTCACTCTCTATAATAAGGTCTCCATTAGTATGACGGGCCACAACGTACTGAGGGTGTGACTGCCTGGAAACTGGGTCAAGGTTACTGAATCTAACTGGTTCTGAATGCAGTTCTCCTGCTCTCAGGCAATAGCTCTGTCCTGCTGGGATTTGATTTTGTATCCCCCATGAACTCAGTGCCAGCAAATACTGCTACTGGCTGGTTAACACaacttaattattatttttttgatgcTGTGTGTTTAGTCAATGTGTGTGAGCTTTAAGCTGCAGCCATGCTAATCATTGCACCAGCTCTATccccttatatatatatatatatatatatatatatatatatatatataattatatatatatacatccatacatacacacatacacacacacacacacacacacacacacacacagagtacaggccaaaagtttgaaaccaccttctcattcaatgcattttcttcatttatatGAGAAGGTGTcaccaaacttttggcctgtactatatatataaatattgctGCTACTGTTACTAAGCACCAGCATTGCTCTATTGGCACGTCCTGGTTCCAATACTCCAGGTCTCTGTTTCATAACAGTTTTAAGTCAAATTCTTCAACCTTTTCCTCTATGGTATCATTTAGCTTCAGAGTGAAGCACAAATGATTTGCAACAGCAAAAACCAAATATCTATAGTATATCCATTACAAAAATCTTTTATCAGTGCGTAGAAAGTCCATGTAATCAATTTAACTCAGCAACCTAATGCTTTTAATTTATTGTGTGCAAACTGCTTTCAAACAGGAAGGAAACATAGCTACAACTGCACTGTAGGAGAATTTCTACGTCTATTGTGACTTAAAAGCTGATGTTAGTCTAGTGATGTTTGcccttacagtgacctgtgttcaGTCTGTGCTGAGACCATCTCTCTGTCAGAGGACATGCTGAGACAGAGTCAAAGCTATCCAGACACATAAGCTTTTTTACTGCTTATGCAGCTCTTAGGCAAAATACACACTGAGATgggacaaacacaaacacacagcacggATGGAAAGTTAGACCAAACCACCAGAGAAGTTGTGTCTTTTGTGTCGCAGACTAGGGAGAGATGCTGTTTTGGGACATTGTGGGACATTGGTATATGATCTAAAGGTTTTTGACCGACAAAAGTACATTTATGAACTGGAATACTTTTNNNNNNNNNNTTTAGAgccaaaacagataaaaaatatattttacatacatATAGTATTATTCATGCAAAGCCATACAATGCATAAATGTAGCACGTTTCTCAAACGTAAGACCTCCTTTCACAAAAATACTACAACACTATAATTTTGGTTGATCTCAGGAGACCGATATATGTTATGTAAGACAGGGAGGGAGTGAGTTTACTGTAAGTACAGCAGCCCAAGCTGTTTCTATGACGGGTGCATTGCAGCAGTATTACACACAGCATATCACATTTATATAccaagaaattaaaataaatcatctCCCATCAGTAGCAGATGACCTCGATAACGCACACAAACAGTGGTGACACTGGTATAAGGTGTCGAATTGAACAGAGGACTGGGAGATATGCAAAGCGAGCTGAGAGTTAGAGAGTGAAAGGgagcgagacagagagagaaagtacaacagaagaaaatttggaaaatcacagaaacacacacaaaaaatacagggcaagaaagttttaaagaatgacaaagaaagaaaagaaaaaggaaattaaagaaggaaataaagaagaaaaacaaagaaagagtatgtgaggaaaaaaaacacacgcaGACATGTTGGTATGGCAGTGCAGCTCTCCAGGCTTGTGGTTGGTTAAGACAGAGATAGTTTGGATTGAATGGTTTTTCCACAGCATGACTCACCACACTGGCCCACAGAGCTGCCCATTTCTCCTGTTTCATTTAGCCTTTCTCACTGGATACCACACCATATGGTTTTCTAAtcagtttcagcaaaaaaaaaacaacaacattcgTATATGTCTGTAATTTAGCAAATTTGCCATTGAAGACTTGACATTACTaaagggttgtttttttaaataaccaccACTTGCTTGGATATTACGTTAACAGCCATTTTATATAA contains these protein-coding regions:
- the camsap2a gene encoding calmodulin-regulated spectrin-associated protein 2a isoform X7; protein product: MGEVQDIRDVKQTFVAPAIKSFEHYDISRAKICCSLTWLMAKAYGTDSIPADLKDPFYTDQYEQEHLKPPVASLLLSADLYCRAGQLILKSDSSKPLLGHDAVIQVLAQRGLYVSDQERLVTERDLRKRPLQMSAHLAMIDTLMMAYTVETVSVEKVMACIRQYSSYDPEVETPYDTEDAVTTWINKVNEYLKDIVAQEQRMRETQSTDSAGSPRARYRKEPASTQPVPWIPPVDNLLKDSTDGSALGTLLHFYCPQLLSLDDVCLKENMTLADRLYNLQLIQDFCKDNLNSCCHFSLEDMLYASSTIKNNYLVFMAELFAWFEVDKPSFVKPRMLDNEGTEPSVLLKNIPAIPISKATKRSFMERPPSPERPSLPLRPQPRSSGEIKRSTSMSFVDGNLGTWPKEKRSGPYGVSFDIPFDKEDSASGGLSSTRGMVRSVSTDDGSGFKVHHLPRGMKRNLSFQPVNGQSVGIEEEGCPDSLAGMEPSRPVYPNGHGSVMAKTPSIEEALQIIHSPSRPPAEGINSSFFLHIQDHGAGVGVLEPVSELDSQGPQSNTDTTEVDTGIHIHTEDMLDEDSSLKDCSVNMDLEMDTPSPCPSSHSKSPSGLKLTSFAEQKKKKNTPSLPDSGRCSSSSLKTTPEGSEFCLPLSVSWAPTPEHSPIHQQTTPPLTARASPTPVQLPANDPAQVMATEMVQLRMRLEEKRKAIEAQKKKVEAAFTRHRQKMGHSAFLNVVKRKGDGAASGEEGGKTEGEGKATSTSPTFKFGRSKADTPDGAEQSSTASCWTKLPGAGEEGGQSHAQLTEVDLTEYTRSIEKLNHSLAFLQTEMQRLAQQQEVIMSMREKQHQQAWVIPPPHTSPSPQKQSRSGAATRSSGPSSPADSPRSTHRSPTSIKRKSASFHSRTPRAARPNELKLAPYNRVLTAPQSVDSIPRLRRFSPCQPLASSFVYMGEKPATSNPETVASDGDKNKETESLYSPERELASVCVANSPPSSPNLQNKREQREADSIQKSVADLKPTIESSFPEVLAHPVVETFTVTPTEIPPQPEASGQVKNSLIEVPLSVVKPLDDLSLDEDLEMQQGDVEGPCQEQKISRGFFFKADGNAEDNMAQKRAALLEKRMRREKESQQRKMQQEAELEQKKEEARLKAEEERVRKEEDKARREFIKQEHLRRKQLKLMEDMDTLIKPRPVSGAKQRRGRTKSIHRDSMDSPKTPVRAATVSSLSLASLNLGDSDSVHSEKRSPRPDSADGFLSPSRCSRNGEKDWENGSTTSSVTSNTEYTGPKLYKEPSAKSNKHIIQNALAHCCLAGKVNEGQKNKILEEMEKSEANNFLVLFRDGGCQFRSLYTYCPETEEINKLTGIGPKSITRKMIDGLYKYNSDKKQFSQIPAKTMSASVDAVTIHSHLWQTKKPATPKKVVPAQS